A portion of the Stella humosa genome contains these proteins:
- the queF gene encoding preQ(1) synthase: protein MTEQLTQLGQMTALPASPEAARLERVGNPHADLGYCVRFTAPEFTSLCPITGQPDFAHLVIDYIPGDWIVESKSLKLYLGSFRNHGAFHEGCTLDIARRLVAEIAPRWLRIGGYWYPRGGMPIDVFYQTGSAPEGVWIPPQDVAPYRGRG, encoded by the coding sequence ATGACGGAGCAACTGACCCAACTCGGGCAGATGACCGCCCTGCCGGCCTCGCCCGAGGCGGCACGGCTGGAACGGGTCGGCAACCCCCATGCCGACCTCGGCTACTGCGTGCGCTTCACGGCGCCCGAGTTCACCTCCCTCTGCCCGATCACCGGCCAGCCGGACTTCGCGCACCTCGTCATCGACTACATCCCCGGCGACTGGATCGTCGAGAGCAAGTCGCTGAAGCTCTATCTCGGCTCGTTCCGTAACCACGGCGCCTTCCATGAGGGCTGCACGCTCGACATCGCGCGCCGCCTGGTGGCGGAGATCGCGCCGCGCTGGCTGCGCATCGGCGGCTACTGGTATCCGCGCGGCGGCATGCCGATCGACGTGTTCTACCAGACAGGGTCGGCGCCGGAGGGCGTGTGGATCCCGCCCCAGGACGTGGCACCCTATCGCGGCCGCGGCTGA
- the queG gene encoding tRNA epoxyqueuosine(34) reductase QueG, giving the protein MAAAADIRGAIRDRALAIGFDAVGFAPAALDARVAGWLAEFLAAGRHGDMGWLAAKAAWRGDPRALWPDARTVIALGLSYAPAEDPMRLLAHPDRGIVSVYAQGRDYHDVVKRKLKELARWLHASQGCEVKVFVDTAAVMEKPLAARAGIGWQGKHTNLVSRDHGSWLFLGMVYTTLELPPDAGEGDHCGSCRRCLDACPTDAFPAPYQLDARRCISYLTIEHAGPVDPALRPKLGNRIYGCDDCLAVCPWNKFAAMSAEPDFLPRAELTAPRLADLARLDDAGFRTVFSGSPVKRIGRNRFVRNVLYALGNSGDPARVADAQALLGDDDPVVRDAAGWAVEELLSRSS; this is encoded by the coding sequence ATCGCGGCCGCGGCTGACATCAGGGGCGCCATCCGCGACCGGGCGCTGGCGATCGGCTTCGACGCCGTCGGCTTCGCGCCGGCCGCCCTCGACGCGCGCGTGGCCGGCTGGCTGGCGGAGTTCCTGGCCGCCGGCCGCCACGGCGACATGGGCTGGCTGGCGGCCAAGGCGGCATGGCGCGGCGACCCGCGCGCGCTCTGGCCGGACGCCCGCACGGTCATCGCGCTGGGCCTCTCCTACGCCCCGGCCGAGGACCCGATGCGCCTCTTGGCCCATCCCGACCGCGGCATCGTCTCGGTCTATGCCCAGGGCCGCGACTACCACGACGTGGTGAAGCGCAAGCTGAAGGAGCTGGCGCGCTGGCTCCATGCGTCGCAGGGCTGCGAGGTGAAGGTCTTCGTCGACACGGCCGCGGTGATGGAAAAGCCGCTGGCCGCCCGCGCCGGCATCGGCTGGCAGGGCAAGCACACCAACCTGGTGTCGCGCGATCACGGCTCGTGGCTGTTTCTCGGCATGGTCTACACCACGCTGGAACTGCCGCCAGACGCGGGCGAGGGCGACCATTGCGGCTCCTGCCGGCGCTGCCTCGACGCCTGCCCGACGGATGCCTTCCCGGCGCCCTACCAGCTCGACGCGCGGCGCTGCATCTCCTACCTGACGATCGAGCATGCCGGCCCGGTCGACCCCGCGCTGCGGCCGAAGCTCGGCAACCGCATCTATGGCTGCGACGACTGCCTGGCTGTCTGTCCCTGGAACAAGTTCGCCGCCATGTCGGCCGAGCCCGACTTCCTGCCGCGCGCCGAACTGACCGCGCCGCGCCTGGCGGACCTGGCACGGCTGGACGATGCCGGGTTCCGCACGGTCTTTTCCGGCTCGCCGGTCAAGCGCATCGGCCGCAACCGCTTCGTGCGCAACGTGCTCTATGCCCTGGGCAACAGCGGCGACCCGGCCCGGGTCGCCGACGCCCAGGCGCTGCTGGGCGACGACGACCCGGTGGTCCGCGACGCGGCGGGGTGGGCGGTGGAGGAGTTGCTATCGAGATCGTCATAG
- a CDS encoding SMP-30/gluconolactonase/LRE family protein, which yields MIGTRRSFLGATAATAVAAAAPAAFAQWQPERRYPDPLVEVLDPAFNKYRLGLAGVERLATGFRWSEGPVWFGDGRYLLWSDIPNNKIMRWDEVTGRVSTFRSPSNNSNGNTRDRQGRLVTCEHDSRRVTRTEYDGTITVIADKFDGKRLNSPNDVVVKSDDSIWFTDPPFGILGHYEGTTATPELPTNVYRVDGKSGQITVATGAINRPNGLCFSPDESKLYIIESGVVPRVVHVFDVTDGGTKLSNGRKFMDSGPSGTPDGLRCDVDGNLWMGWGMGEGHDGVMVFTPDAKPIGKINLPERCANLCFGGVKRNRLFMVASKSIYSLYVNTQGVKGG from the coding sequence ATGATCGGCACGAGAAGAAGCTTCCTGGGGGCGACGGCGGCCACCGCGGTCGCCGCCGCCGCGCCCGCCGCCTTCGCCCAGTGGCAGCCCGAGCGCCGCTACCCCGACCCGCTGGTCGAGGTGCTGGACCCCGCCTTCAACAAGTATCGGCTGGGCCTGGCCGGGGTGGAGCGGCTGGCGACGGGGTTTCGCTGGTCCGAGGGGCCGGTCTGGTTCGGGGATGGCCGCTACCTGCTGTGGAGCGACATCCCCAACAACAAGATCATGCGCTGGGACGAGGTGACGGGCCGCGTCAGCACCTTCCGCTCGCCCTCCAACAACTCCAACGGCAATACCCGCGATCGCCAGGGCCGGCTCGTCACCTGCGAGCATGACAGCCGCCGCGTCACCCGCACCGAGTATGACGGCACCATCACCGTCATCGCCGACAAGTTCGACGGCAAGCGCCTGAACTCCCCCAACGACGTGGTCGTGAAGTCCGACGATTCGATCTGGTTCACCGATCCGCCCTTCGGCATCCTCGGCCACTACGAAGGCACGACGGCGACGCCCGAACTGCCGACCAACGTCTATCGCGTCGACGGCAAGAGCGGGCAGATCACGGTGGCGACGGGCGCCATCAACCGCCCGAACGGCCTCTGCTTCTCTCCCGACGAGAGCAAGCTCTACATCATCGAGTCCGGCGTGGTGCCGCGCGTGGTCCATGTCTTCGACGTGACCGACGGCGGCACCAAGCTGTCGAACGGCCGCAAGTTCATGGACAGCGGTCCATCCGGCACGCCCGATGGCTTGCGCTGCGACGTCGACGGCAACCTGTGGATGGGCTGGGGCATGGGCGAGGGCCATGACGGGGTGATGGTCTTCACCCCCGACGCCAAGCCGATCGGCAAGATCAACCTGCCCGAACGCTGCGCCAACCTCTGCTTCGGTGGGGTGAAGCGCAACCGCCTGTTCATGGTGGCCAGCAAGTCGATCTATTCGCTCTACGTCAACACGCAAGGGGTGAAGGGCGGCTGA